Below is a window of Dermochelys coriacea isolate rDerCor1 chromosome 25, rDerCor1.pri.v4, whole genome shotgun sequence DNA.
ACAGCAtgaccctttctttcttttgacaGCCAACCTTGCCACCACAGATATTATCTTCCTGGTGTGCTGTGTGCCGTTCACTGCCATGCTGTATCCCCTTCCTGGCTGGATCTTCGGGGAGTTCATGTGCAAGTTTGTCAATTACATCCAACAGGTGAGGCGTTGGCTTAGGGCTTCGCTCACTACTGTGGGCAGTGCTGGGGTGACTGCGGGGGGGGGTTTAGTCTTCAAAAGAGACTGCCTGGTCAGCAACAGGACGAGCTTTGTCCTCTCCTTCCACGCAGGCACCTCACACGTATATTTCTCATGCAGTTGCACAACAGGGCACACACCCATGCCTTGCATGGGTGCGAGCCATACACACACATGGCCTATGAGCATTCTATACAAACAGAAAAGTTAGATAAAAAacatactcttgctggaaggttgcagcaTAACACGACTTTATGATAAACACACTGACCATTTCcaacacaccacaccacacaaacCGAGGTCATCGGCTTCCAAGAGTAGAATACTCAGACACAGagagccagatactcagctgcTGTGTATTGCTGTATCTCTGCTACAGTCGATCTGGTGCAAACAATGTGTGGGGAGGGTGTGTGGATGTGTGGTTCCCCAGCCAACTCCACTCCAATAcgctcccctctccactcctacCTCCTCTGGCAGGTCTCCGTGCAGGCCACCTGCGTCACCCTGACGGCCATGAGCGTGGATCGCTGGTACGTGACCGTGTTCCCACTGCGCTCTCTACGCCAGCGCACCCCGCGCGTCGCTGTCGCCATCAGCCTGGGCATCTGGATCTGTGAGTAGAGCCGGCATGGGTAGGGGAGACTGGGGAAACGTGGCCCTCCTGAAGTGGTGCCGGGTAGCTGGGGTGAGCTGGCCAGGAGGGGCTGTCACTGGCGCTCtcagaggaggaaggggggatggagagaTCCATGTGGGGatgaggggacagagcctgctgGGTAAGGacccctttattttttaaagaaaccaccTAGAACCATTTATGCAACCCCCGGCCCAACCTCTGACCCAATAAATGTCAGGGTTCAAATGAAATGGGACCTGCATCTGAACCACCCCTGGGTGTGGTTTGCAAAGCCAAGCCCTACCTGGGGAGATTGGGGGGTGGTTCAAGGATGGGGCTGAAATAGGAATTTGGGGGGATGTAAGAAGGGAGGGGACAGCTGTAACACAGGCATGAGCTGAAGCTGCTGGCTGTATCAAGTGGAGTCCTTCCCCACCCTTGGGGAATGGACCGTTGGCACCTATCATCCTCATAACCTGGTTCTGACCCTTCCCTTTGTCCCTCCAACTCATTCCCCCTGCGACCCATGATCCTTCCTGGTTCTGGTTCGGGTCTGTCCCTCCATCCTGCTCCCCCACTGGCTGTGACCTTGGATTGAGTCTGTCCCTCCATCCTGCTCCCCCACTGGCTGGGATCCTGGTTCTGGTTTGGTTCAGTTCAGTCCCTGCATCCCCTGCTGACCACTAAAGCAAGCACCCAGCCTGGCACTGGGTCACTGACTCTGGCCTTGCTGCCCACGGCAGGTTCCTTTATTGTCTCCACCCCGGTGCTGATGTACAACAGGTTGACGGAGGGCTACTGGTTCGGGCCGCAGACCTATTGCAGTGAGTCCTTCCCCTCCGCCTCCCACGAGAAGGCCTTCATCCTTTACAACTTCCTGGTCGTCTACCTGCTGCCCTTACTGACCATCTGTGTCTGCTACATGGCCATGCTCTACCAGATGGGACATCCCACCGTGGAGCCCATCGATAACAACTACCAGGTACCTGGCTCCTCccccctgcactccccacacacacccgtAGGGGGCGTGTGCATGCGTAGATCTACATAAGACCTGCTCTCCAGAGACTTTGAGCAcccacggctcccactggctccaGCAGGAGTTGATGGTGCTCAGGACTCCTCGACCACAggaccagattcatccctggCCTCTGTATCCAACGGTGCATGTACAGTGATGCTCGGGTGCATGGCCTGTGTCTACAGATACTTGCATATACATGCACCTGTGTCCACATGCTTGTGAACAACACATGCTGCCATTTGCACACATACACCCACCGTTTTGTTTGCACATGAATGGACGCAGAGGCACCCACCGATACTTGCACGTGTGACCCACTCCATGTGATGCTCTGTTGCCCCCGGTGGTGGCCCATAACTAGAGGGGGTTTAAGCTTGCCATGGCACTTTCTTTTAGTTCAGGCAGCAGAGGTTCATGTTCTCcaatccagaggtcccaggttcaatccccactGCCAACCACCTCCTAGGGGTGTGGTGTTATACACACATGCAGCCACTTGTGTGTATACCTCTTTGCACATGTCCACCCACTGGCATGATGGCTCAACTCCcaccagagctgcctggctgtgaatgctaacacacacaccctgtctcTGTGGCTTGCAAGGTGCAGCAGCTGGCTGAGCGCTCCGAGGTGATGCAGGCCAAGATCTCCCGCATGGTGGCCAGCATCGTGGTACTCTTCACCATCTGCTGGGGGCCCGTGCAATTCCTCATCCTCGTCCAGGCCTTCAGCCCCAGCTTCCAGCGCAACTACTACATCTACAAGGTGAAGATCTGGGCCCACTGCATGTCCTACACCAACTCCTCCGTCAACCCGATCGTTTACGCCTTCATGGGCCTCAACTTCAGGAAAGCCTTCAAGAAGGTCTTCCCCTTCATCTTCAAGCAAAAGGTGGGCTGCACCAATGCGGGCAACACCAACATCAACACCGAGATGCACTTCGTGTCCTCGGGCACATAGGGGGGTGGAcatgcccctccctgcccagaaCATGAGACCAGATGACTCTCTTTGCTGATAAGCACTTGCAGCTCATAGAGCCTTTCATcccaaactgctttacaaaccATCTCACTCACCATtgtaatgcagccacctctggagtggaaggCAGCAGCTGTTTGTATAGCCCAGAGCAACACTGCCTGGcagtttaggacagaaagtgaaggaGGACACTCCGaaggagaggcaggcaggcagtatGTAATTACCCTGAAGAGACCAGGGCTAAATGGCTAAACCATTCCCACTAAAAATGGCCTGGGACTTTTAACCCGCACAGAAACAGAACCTCTGCCTTTCCTTTGAAAGATGTGCTTCTGAGGGCATTCagcgccaaaaaattaacaattctgcgcacaatattttaaaattctgcaagttttatttgtcattaAATACaggggctccagcatggcagtggggagcacagaccaCGGGCTGCACGAAGGtggaagatcaccctgcagcccccccatccTCGCCCCCGGGAcctggactcagtggtgaggctgcacctgaccctgacacagcacaaggcctgggcttgccccagaaacaccttCTGCACCAAGCACACCAGGTGTGggacaggcaggctcaaccaggcagaatGCAAgagtggaggggctcagtgtggggggatccaggtctGGGGTGAGAgaattctgtgtgggacaatctgggagcaggcagctcagtggtgAATCTAGatgtgggggatctggatgcacaggctcatgggggggggggtttccaggTGCATGGGCAATGGGActcttccaggtgaaggtgggtggggctcagtggaggggtctgggtgtggggtcTCCGCAGGGGggcctgggtgctgggggagtgggtcttGGTGGGTGGGGGTCTGCGTGCAACTAGTTGGGGGTCAGTTGCATGGGGATCTGGATGTAAGGGatcaggggggtgcagggcaggggctcatcagggtgggggtttgagtgcagggaactcAGTGGGGAGTTGTCTGGGTGCACAGGTGGGGGGGGCCAGAAGCAAGGGGTCTGGGTGGAAGgtgctccagatgcaggggttgaggttccaTGGAGTGGGGTTGGGTTCAGGTATGGAGGGCTAGTGGGGTACAGAGTTAGGCTTGGCGTcagtgtctgggtatgggaggtctggatgcgtgggggttgggcagatgggggatcaggtccccatacagtgacccctctccccgcagctgaggagcgatggggggaggatgctgagcttcctgcagctggtgggaggttcgggggggggggtctgacacagccccagccacaccttgcagaggaagaggaagtcctgtcctctcctgcctccagccagccaggattagcagctgatcctggctcagggtaggagccactggcaggggtgtccccagccctgcaatGATTTACCTCTCCGCCAGCTGCTTGAAATGATGTACCTAtgcagctagggagtggtgcgtgactcctcttgcagcttccctttgcttccctgtcagaaagtcatttttcttcagGGAAGCGAAGACATTGGCAGGGGACATGAATTATGTGCatgcgcagtggcgcagaattcccctaggagtaaagATGTCACCCTCCCTCCAACAGCACCAAGCTCACTCAGTGGAGGAGAGCGCCACTTTCTGGATCACTAGCAGCACCTTGGATGTTACTTAAGTCTCCCATCTAAGTGGGGTCCAGCAAGACCATCCAGTAGCTCAGCCCAAGCTCCTTATTGTACGTCCTGCTGATGGACTTGTTGTGTAATTCACCCATCGTGTTAGACCTGGCTGCAGGGAAAGGTTCATATCTCAAATCCAGAGAATTGCTTCTGTCATATAAACACTAGACTGGGCTGGTTTCCAGAGGCACTCACCTAGGGTCAATGAAAACCCAACCATCTCCCTACAAATCCTCCCAGCCGTGGCCATTGAAAACTGGGGACCATCATTAAGGACTCACTTAATGGAGGGTTTGGGAATAAACTTTTCCTGGGGTCAGGTCTAACTTAAGTAATTATGTGGCTCCCATCACCACTGCATCTGGCCACCTCACACTCTTAGCCTCCCATCCTCTGGTCATGCAGAGAATTATGGGAACTGTTATCCCCTTTATACAGAGGGGGAACTcaagcacagagaagttaagtgacttgcctaaggtcacacagggagccagTAGCAGAGCAAAGACACAAACATGGCTTGCCAGGATGCACGTCTAGTGTCCTAACTGCTAGGCCAGGTTCTTCCTGTGGAAGCTCGtccacctttctctgaagcagctggtactggccactctCAGAGATGGGCTACTCAGCAGCCCCTCTGGACTGATCCAGCCTGGCTGTTCCTGTCCTTAAAAAGGCTCTGAGAGAGCCTGCTACTGGGAGACTGCCTTGAGCGTAACTGACCCATTGATCCTGGCTAGGACTAGCTGAGCCTGCCAAGGGGGAAATCTCTGAACAGGGGCTAGCAGCTCCTGTTTGCCATCGGCCTCTGAAGAGCATGTTGTGCTCTCTCCATCTGCAGGGGAGAAGATTGCTGGGCCTGAGGAATTTATATCATGATGGGGGGAAATCTGAGCCTATCCCAGCTCATGACACCTGTGACCATGGAAGGCCGGGGAAAGCAAGCGGTTAACCCCGGCTCCCTGCAGGAGAAGTGGGGTCTGCAGCTCAAGGCATTGCTCACGGTACAAAAAGAGGTGAATCAGATTCCCAAAGAGGCCAGGAGGTTTCGGGATGGGCGCGGCTCCCTGAGTTCCTGTACAAACAAGGCTCTTTGCAGAGGCAGCTATGTACAAATGCCACCCACTGCTTTGTGCTTGTGCTTGTGGTGGCTTTGCTCTGGTTCCCACTCTTGTAGCGTGGGGAGAAAAAATTGccatttatttataaatagaatAAAGCCAAGTCGTTTGTTAGCCTCGCACATAgagtctgtctccatctgttccAGGACTCCCGGAGCCCAGCCCCTCCTGTGCTTATAACATATTAACCCCTCGGTATTTTCATGGAATTGATTAGTGCCAGCTGAGAGCAGAAAACTCATCTCGCTTGTGACCAAActctgctggaggggaggggagctgaaaTCCCCCTGCTTGGTTTGACGGCACATCTCAGGCGGAGCCACAGTCGGGGTGCTGCAGAAACCCAGACGTTCTCTGCTCCAAGGCGGGGCCCgaactggggtgggaggggaaggcgcGAGACTCTCCTACACTCCGCCCATCTAAGACCGGTCCATGGGCTCAGCATCCTTGCTGGGCATCACCGGCTTCTTGTTGGGGCTCTGGCTGGTACCCATGTAGTTACTCCTCCTGCATTGCTGGGGGCAGGCGGGCAACAAAGTATTGTGGGTGCTGGGTTGCCTAGGAGAAAGAATTGTGGGTGCTGGGTTGCCCAGCAACGGGCGCTGCTCAGTGGTGTCCCATCATCCCTTCGGCTGCCCCTTGGCTGTGGACGTGGCAGCGGCAGCAGCTCAGGGTGGCAGGTGGCATCatctctcctccctgccagggGCAGGTGCGTGCAGCCCCTCTGCGTGGTGGGGTTTTTCCCAGGCGGGAAAGGCCTAACCCCACATGGCTCCCTGGGCACTGGGCTTTGTTCGTGGCTCCCTGTAATTGGGAGCTCTGCCTCTTTAAGGGCTGGGGGCTGTTAGattatcagacccagctgggaaggggccAGTGATTGTTATAAAGGGCtttgttgggggcgggggggaatggaGATTACAAGAATGAAATTAGTACCTGGTGGAAGAGAGAGGTAAAGGgccctgcagccaggtcaggggaatAGCTGCCTTATAAATCAATTGTGCCCTAAGGCATAGGCCTGAAGAGGCTTTTGAGTATAGGCTGGGGAGACAGGTCAAGAGCTTTATGCACCTCTTTGGGTACTTCTCAGGGTCCTCTCTGCCCCTCTGTTGTCCCTAAATCTTGTACAATTCCTGACACTTTGCTGTCTTTgattggatgaattcctggaggtttcctcaCATCTTTTTAGTTAAAGAtgcatctttaattcctggagactccaggataatCCTGGAGCATTGGgcgtgcatgtgcacacacacagtgttgtaggacagtgattctcaaccaggggtatgcgtacccccCTGGGTGAACAtccactcatctagatatttgcctagttttacaacaggctacataaaaagcaccagagaagtcaggacaaactaaaatattattttagttaTTACTTgttatttagggattaataacaagaattttagttataagctggggacgcatcaattaaaagtaacggaagaggagaaggatcttggagtattggttgatcataggatgactatgagctgccaatgtgatatggctgtgaaaaaagctaatgcggttttgggatgcatcaggagaggcatttccagtagggataaggaggttttagtaccgttatacaaggcactggtgagacctcacctggaatactgtgtgcagttctggtctcccatgtttaaaaaggatgaattcaaactggagcaggtacagagaagggctactaggatgatccgaggaatggaaaacttgtcttatgaaaggagacttaaggagcttggcttgtttagcctaactaaaagaaggttgaggggagatatgattgctctctataaatatatcagagggataaatataggagagggagaggaattatttaagctgagcaccaatgtggacacaagaacaaatgggtataaactggccaccaggaagtttagacttgaaatcagacgaaggtttttaaccatcagaggagtgaagttttggaatagccttccaagggaagccgtgggggcaaaagatctatctggttttaagattctactcgataagtttatggaggagatggtatgatgggataatgggattttggtaagtaattgatctttaaatattcacggtaaataggccaaatcccctgagatgggatattagatggatgggatctgatttactatagaaaattctttcctgggtatctggctggtgaatcttgcccatgtgctcagggtttagctgattgccatatttggggtcgggaaggaatttttcctccagggcagattggagaggccctggaggttttttttgccttcctctgtagcatggggcatggttgactggagggaggcttctctgctccttgaagttttgaaccatgatttaaggacttcaatagctcagacatgggtgaggtttttcataggagtgggtgggtgacattctgtggcctgcgttgtgcaggaggtcggactagatgatcagaatggtcccttctgatcttagtatctatgaatctatgaaaatttcatacagacaatgacttggttatactgctctgtatcctgtacactgaaatgtaagtacaatatttatattccaatggatttcttttataattatatagtagaAATGATAGTCAGCCAttgttcagtactagtgtgctgtgatgcttttgtgtctgattttataagcaagtatcTCTTAAGTGAATTGAAACTTGGGGGTAGGCAAGAAAAatgagactcctgaaagggggacagtcatctggaaaggtggAAAGCCCCTGGTGTAAAACACAGGAGCTGGAAGATGAAGTCAGCTGAATTCAGACTGGCAAAGTACAGGTTTGtcacagtgagggtgattagccGCTGGAGCAGGTGGCCAAGGGATGGGGTGAATTCTCTGTCACTGGGAATCTTTCAATCAAGGTTGGAGATAAAATATACACCCTGGTTAGACCCCAAGTGAATGGGCTGGATACAGGAAGTGCTGGTCGAGGTTCTCTAGCCCGGGTTATGCAGGAGGATGGCATCGAAGATCCCAACAGCCCTGCTGGCCTTTGTATTTATTAAACCCCTAGCAGTTCAAGCAGCCCCCGTGCATGGTCCCATTGAGCAGGGCACCTTGGCGAGACACAGGCTGCGAAGAGAGATTCAGAATCCTGTGGAGTCCAGGCCGATTGGTTTTGCTCCTGGGGCCGGGCACCAGAAGCCAGCAGGGCATTGACAGCCCCGTagctacagctgtttggtggcctgtggGAGCTGGCGTACTTGAGACCCCACTGACAGGCCTGCagacagcaattccgggcccaAGGGCAGAccagtcaatgggccccctagAAAGTATCACCTTGCTCgtgcctgggagccagggccgGATGAACTTTTGGTGGGCCCCCATGTGGGTAATGGAGCATGGTGTGGGGAGGTCAGTACCCGGCACAAGGGGCTGGCCAGGgccaatggggcatggcatggagGGAGCGGCCCCATTGCCAGCGCAGAGCAGCAatttccccccccttctcccagcaCAGCCCTAGGGGGCAGAACAGCTGAAGCTTGGGAGCACAGAGCGGTCCCATCTGCCAGGGCCCCACCCATCTGTACCTGCCTGGTGCTGGTGCCTATGGTGGAGAGGAGTCATTTCCTTGCAGGGGCGGCATGGGGCAGCCACTGACTTTCCTCGCCCGCCGCTTCTGCAGAGTGGGCCCTGCGGCCcgcctgggcaatttaaaagggcccggggctcccagccaccacccccACCAATGGGCCTGCCCGCCAAACCCCCATTGCAACTGTCCTGCTTCAGGGCAACAATTTGAGAGAGGCAAAGGGCTCCCACAGGTGAGGTAGCCTGAACTCGGCTCGTGCCCCTGAAGAGCAGGGTAAGAAGCACGCTGGCTGGGGATGATGTGTCTGGAAAGCTGGCGTTGCCGTAGGTTTGCAAGCAGACTCCAGCTTTGGTCCTGCTCCCCAATGGATTTTGGACTTGGAGCCATGGGgtccagctcctgcagccagtGTCCTGTATGCACCAGCTGCACTGGACTGTAGCAGGCTATGGCAGGTGTTGGTAGCCCACTAGTGGTGGTGGTTTGCCATAAAACGCATCCAAAACAAGTCTGACTGTCCAAAAAATGCGTGAAATAAGCGGGGATGGTCACACAGCTGCTATGAATGAGAGCGGGGAGGAGTCTGGGGAAAGAGCTGGGCTTCCTGTTCCCCCGGCTCTGCCAGAGCCTCTCAGATCCCCTGCTCTTTTGAAACATCCAGGCCTACGCAGTTATACCACAGTACCTGAGTGCCCAGAAATTGCAGCGCTCAACTAGTCCCCTTGCTAGAAGCCTCATGTAGACAAAGAACTAAGTAGGCCATGAAGCCTGaactccccagccagccccgggGCAGGGAAAGGTCTGATAACCTCAGAGTTAGaaacagcagcagagcagagtaaggGGAGCTGGTACAGGAAGCCCACCAGCCCTGGTGGGGGAAGAGttcattttgggggtgggggaggcaggggttgTAACCTTGCGGGGGGAAATAGGGGAAAATAAACCTCATCTTTGATCCCCTGATGCTGAAATGTACCAACCTAGTGCATGTTCGAGTACATCCTGCCGGGTGAAGTAGCTGATCATCCCAGAGGGGGGATTGTGGGGTCTCCTCGATAGCTGGCGACGAGTGTCGGCTTTTATGTGCGTCTAACCGGATGGTACCGAATAGACAGTCTTGCTAGCAATAGTGAAGCCTGTAAATTCTACCCTTGACAATAGAACAAGTGAGCCCAGCTCTGACAGCACCTGGGGACGGAGGGGGCAAGGGGTCTCCCCTTCTGAATAtctaacctgcaaggcaaagccATTTGAAACTTCACCTACCCTGTCTTCGTCCCCTGCCAATGCATCAATCAGTTTTAAGTAGTGTGTGGTGctctcaggctggagggagggtcTCTGAGTGTTCCAGGCAGAAAGGGAATAAgaggcagtggaggggaatgaaTGAATGGATGAATGAACTGAAATGTTTGTGCCTGCTCTGGCTTTTGtgtgaagaaaaatggaaaatgggGCAAACATTACATTGGCTTTCCAGCGAGGAACAGCAAGTGCTGGGATGGGAGAGCGCTTAGAGGAAAGAATGACTGGGGACAAGGGAGTTTCTAATTCAGCCTACGCCTTTGGCACGGCATGGCATCAAAGCGTTTGTATCCAGCCagtgactcccagtcccctgtgctgTAACCACCACACAATCGTCCCTACTAGGTCTGGACATGGCATCCAGTAGTAATCCCGattcccagtcctctgctctaaccactagactctaCTC
It encodes the following:
- the KISS1R gene encoding kiSS-1 receptor, producing MRGASASAPLNASLLLPNRSCPGGLLCANSSEPRSPPRLVDAWLVPLFFAVLMALGLAGNSLVIYVITKHKQMRTVTNFYIANLATTDIIFLVCCVPFTAMLYPLPGWIFGEFMCKFVNYIQQVSVQATCVTLTAMSVDRWYVTVFPLRSLRQRTPRVAVAISLGIWICSFIVSTPVLMYNRLTEGYWFGPQTYCSESFPSASHEKAFILYNFLVVYLLPLLTICVCYMAMLYQMGHPTVEPIDNNYQVQQLAERSEVMQAKISRMVASIVVLFTICWGPVQFLILVQAFSPSFQRNYYIYKVKIWAHCMSYTNSSVNPIVYAFMGLNFRKAFKKVFPFIFKQKVGCTNAGNTNINTEMHFVSSGT